In a single window of the Chondrocystis sp. NIES-4102 genome:
- the livH gene encoding high-affinity branched-chain amino acid transport permease protein — MFDVQLLVNGIALGGILALAAIGLTLTYGILNLSNFAHGDFMTLGAYITWLANSSGLNIWLAMIIGGVGTIIAMLISEYILWKPMRDRRASDTTLIIISIGLALFLRNGILLLYGGSNQLYQLPVVRALEFGELRIAYYRLVVVVLALAAIIALHLILQNTKIGKAMRAVADNIDLARVSGINVEQVVLWTWVITGTLTALAGGMYGLIAVVRPNMGWFLILPMFASVILGGIGNPYGAIVGAFVIGIAQELSVPLLGSEYKLGVALVIMVLILLLRPQGLFKS, encoded by the coding sequence ATGTTTGATGTGCAACTATTGGTTAATGGGATTGCGCTTGGTGGTATTCTTGCCTTAGCTGCCATTGGTTTAACTCTTACCTACGGAATTTTGAATCTTTCTAACTTTGCTCATGGAGATTTTATGACTCTGGGGGCATATATAACCTGGTTAGCTAATAGCAGTGGGTTAAATATTTGGTTGGCAATGATCATCGGGGGAGTCGGAACAATTATTGCCATGTTGATCTCTGAGTATATACTTTGGAAACCCATGCGCGATCGCCGTGCTAGTGATACAACTCTGATCATTATTTCCATTGGGTTAGCATTATTTTTACGCAATGGGATTTTATTACTTTATGGTGGTAGTAATCAGTTATATCAACTCCCTGTGGTGCGGGCTTTAGAATTTGGGGAACTACGTATTGCCTATTATCGTCTGGTAGTGGTAGTTTTGGCTTTAGCAGCGATTATTGCTCTACATTTAATTCTGCAAAATACTAAAATCGGTAAGGCTATGCGCGCCGTTGCCGATAACATCGATCTTGCCAGGGTTTCAGGTATTAATGTTGAACAGGTTGTTCTTTGGACTTGGGTAATTACAGGCACTCTAACTGCTTTGGCTGGGGGTATGTATGGTTTAATTGCTGTCGTCCGTCCTAATATGGGCTGGTTTTTAATTTTACCGATGTTTGCTTCTGTTATCTTAGGAGGAATTGGTAATCCCTATGGGGCAATTGTCGGCGCATTTGTAATTGGTATAGCCCAAGAATTAAGTGTTCCTCTTTTGGGTTCGGAATATAAACTCGGAGTCGCCCTAGTGATTATGGTGCTGATTTTATTATTACGCCCTCAAGGATTGTTTAAATCTTGA
- the murD gene encoding UDP-N-acetylmuramoylalanine--D-glutamate ligase, with amino-acid sequence MPTGEIIGLGRSGIAAARLLNKDGWQVSLLDSATEAQIASRSNASQLQTLQQKLIAEGVAIKLNSNVTLEPNQGADLIVVSPGVPWDTKALESARSLGIATIGEIELAWRYLNRIPWVGITGTNGKTTTTALIAAIFQAAGLNAPACGNIGNAACELAIQNLESKSQNFDWVVAELSSYQIESSFDLAPRIGVFTTFTPDHLERHKTLDNYYRIKTTLLKRSQYKVINGDDRYLQQAALALGSDVIWTSTKGKNSFDDRRLEVYLEDGWVVAFGELIAPISLFKMPGEHNLQNLLVAVAAAKLAGINKSAIAQAITTFPGVPHRLEYICSYEGIKYINDSKATNYDAAEVGLNSVEAPVILIAGGQAKAGDDTAWIDRIKEKAIFVLLIGEAAPLFAQKLSDRGFNNYRIVDTMENAITQSLPQAQEMKAKVVLLSPACASFDQYLSFEDRGEHFRNLSLAIKD; translated from the coding sequence ATGCCCACAGGTGAAATTATTGGCTTAGGTAGATCGGGAATTGCTGCTGCAAGATTATTAAATAAAGACGGGTGGCAAGTTAGTTTACTAGATTCGGCTACTGAAGCACAAATAGCATCGAGATCCAACGCCTCACAACTACAAACACTGCAACAAAAGTTAATTGCAGAAGGGGTGGCGATAAAACTTAATAGCAATGTAACTTTAGAACCTAACCAGGGTGCTGATTTAATTGTAGTTAGTCCTGGTGTTCCCTGGGATACCAAGGCATTAGAGAGCGCACGATCCTTAGGTATTGCGACTATTGGTGAAATTGAACTGGCTTGGCGTTATCTTAATCGCATTCCTTGGGTGGGGATTACTGGCACTAATGGCAAGACTACCACCACCGCTTTAATTGCAGCTATTTTTCAGGCTGCTGGTTTAAACGCTCCCGCCTGTGGCAATATTGGTAATGCAGCTTGTGAGTTAGCCATCCAAAATTTAGAGTCGAAATCCCAGAATTTTGATTGGGTGGTGGCGGAATTAAGTAGCTATCAAATTGAGTCTTCTTTTGATCTTGCTCCTAGAATTGGGGTTTTTACCACCTTTACCCCCGATCACCTAGAGCGACACAAAACCTTAGATAATTATTATCGCATTAAGACAACTCTCTTAAAGCGTAGTCAGTACAAAGTTATTAATGGTGATGATCGCTATTTACAACAAGCAGCATTAGCATTAGGTTCAGATGTGATCTGGACAAGTACTAAAGGTAAAAATAGCTTTGATGATCGTCGTTTGGAAGTTTATTTAGAGGATGGCTGGGTTGTCGCTTTTGGGGAACTTATAGCCCCAATAAGTCTATTTAAAATGCCAGGGGAACATAATCTACAAAATCTTTTAGTAGCCGTGGCTGCTGCCAAATTAGCAGGAATTAACAAAAGTGCGATCGCTCAAGCTATTACTACTTTCCCTGGTGTGCCACACCGTCTGGAATATATTTGTAGTTATGAAGGTATTAAATATATTAATGATAGTAAAGCCACTAATTATGATGCAGCAGAAGTAGGTTTAAATTCTGTAGAAGCACCCGTAATTTTAATCGCAGGGGGACAAGCCAAAGCTGGAGATGATACTGCTTGGATAGACAGGATAAAAGAGAAAGCTATTTTTGTTTTATTAATTGGGGAGGCTGCACCTTTATTTGCTCAAAAACTCAGCGATCGCGGTTTTAATAATTATAGAATTGTAGACACTATGGAAAATGCGATCACCCAAAGTTTACCCCAAGCCCAGGAAATGAAGGCTAAAGTTGTCTTGCTTTCTCCTGCTTGTGCTAGTTTTGATCAATATCTTAGTTTTGAAGATCGAGGCGAACATTTTCGTAACTTATCTTTAGCTATTAAAGATTAG
- a CDS encoding beta-lactamase-like protein: MPQNSVEIMANPGNAKSPRLILPGIFAFAPNRDTLGATSYLIVDNIGNILIDCPAWQEVNQNFLLTQGKIDFLIITHRGGISKDLGKIQQALNCQVIIQEQEAYLAPEIEIDSFGDNLTIKQDLELIWTPGHSPGATCVYWRTHGGVLFTGRHLLPKSPTEIIPLRTAKTFHWWRQLNSIASLRDRFNAESLHYILPGANTGYLRGQGFISNAYEQLTSLDLTALRSMEII; encoded by the coding sequence ATGCCCCAAAACTCAGTCGAAATTATGGCAAATCCTGGTAACGCTAAATCCCCTCGTCTTATTTTGCCAGGAATATTTGCATTTGCTCCTAACCGAGATACTTTAGGTGCTACTTCTTATTTAATTGTAGATAACATTGGCAATATTCTTATAGATTGTCCTGCTTGGCAGGAAGTTAACCAAAATTTTTTACTTACCCAAGGCAAGATTGATTTTTTAATCATTACTCATCGCGGAGGCATTAGTAAAGATTTAGGCAAAATACAGCAAGCTTTGAATTGTCAAGTAATTATTCAAGAGCAAGAGGCTTATTTAGCACCAGAGATTGAAATTGATTCCTTTGGCGATAATTTAACTATTAAGCAAGATTTAGAACTTATTTGGACTCCTGGACATTCTCCTGGTGCAACTTGTGTTTATTGGCGCACTCATGGCGGTGTTTTATTCACAGGTAGACATTTATTACCCAAATCACCAACGGAAATTATACCTTTAAGAACTGCTAAAACTTTTCACTGGTGGCGACAATTAAATAGTATTGCTTCCTTACGCGATCGCTTTAATGCTGAGAGTCTTCATTATATCCTTCCTGGGGCAAATACAGGTTATTTAAGAGGTCAAGGGTTTATAAGTAATGCCTATGAACAATTAACCTCATTGGATTTAACTGCACTCCGTTCAATGGAAATTATTTAG
- a CDS encoding peptidase M50 → MKLWLMLIILSPIAYLVVRQSVKDKTTTPVWLCWLVIMLPSFIWTVWTYIFGQEQPLPLLVFIFPLIVCPLLYGWLVQRGKIEKMAEHESRRSEPENQENDNIVMAKTKPETKDNTEPRPIDLKEETILRNCFPWNVYYLQNIDYRPQAIFCRGKLKTIPEKAYEEIKNNVENAFGDRFFLIFQESFRGKPFFALVPNPQAQTDKKTAEIKDLRIGFALAMFIITLVTTTIAGVSIDGTSLQKLSSNPWLLFQGLSYSLPLLLIIGVQKFTHFFMAIAYKIRVTLPYFIPFPFLLDNFSLGTLGAIVQRRSPIPHRKALFDIAIIGSLSGLLLIIPVLVWGLSLSSVTPLNPSSTFSLEAQDPRLSFFLSLLAKLALGSALTPGMGIQLHPLAVAGCIGLFITAINLMPIGQLDGGHIAHAVFGQKMAIAIGQITRILALLFALIHPYFWIWTIILWLIPLIDQPALNDVTELDNGRDFLGLLVLALLIIIVLPLPETIGNLLNI, encoded by the coding sequence ATGAAACTTTGGTTAATGTTAATTATTTTAAGCCCGATTGCCTATTTAGTTGTTCGGCAAAGCGTTAAAGACAAAACTACCACGCCAGTTTGGCTATGTTGGCTAGTAATTATGTTACCATCCTTCATCTGGACTGTTTGGACTTATATTTTTGGTCAAGAACAACCCCTACCTTTATTAGTATTTATATTTCCTTTGATTGTCTGTCCTTTGTTATATGGATGGTTAGTTCAAAGAGGGAAAATTGAGAAAATGGCAGAACATGAATCACGAAGAAGTGAACCAGAAAACCAAGAAAATGACAATATAGTCATGGCAAAAACTAAGCCAGAAACTAAAGATAATACTGAACCTCGCCCTATTGATTTAAAGGAAGAAACTATTTTACGTAACTGTTTCCCTTGGAATGTTTATTATCTGCAAAATATTGACTATCGTCCTCAAGCAATTTTTTGTCGCGGAAAACTAAAAACGATTCCTGAAAAGGCTTATGAAGAAATTAAAAATAATGTAGAGAATGCCTTCGGCGATCGCTTTTTTCTGATTTTTCAAGAAAGTTTTCGCGGTAAACCCTTTTTTGCCCTTGTGCCTAATCCTCAAGCCCAAACAGATAAAAAAACAGCAGAAATTAAGGATCTACGTATTGGCTTTGCCCTAGCTATGTTTATAATTACCTTGGTTACTACTACCATAGCTGGGGTTAGTATTGATGGTACATCTTTACAAAAATTGTCCTCTAATCCCTGGTTATTATTTCAAGGTTTGAGTTATAGTTTACCGTTGCTGTTAATTATTGGAGTACAGAAGTTTACCCACTTCTTTATGGCGATCGCTTATAAGATTCGCGTCACTCTACCTTATTTTATTCCTTTTCCTTTCCTACTAGATAACTTTTCATTAGGAACTTTAGGGGCTATTGTGCAAAGGCGATCGCCTATTCCCCACCGTAAAGCTTTATTTGATATAGCGATTATTGGTTCTCTATCTGGTCTATTATTGATTATACCTGTGTTGGTTTGGGGATTATCCCTATCATCGGTTACACCACTAAATCCCTCATCTACCTTTAGTCTGGAAGCTCAAGATCCTCGGCTTTCCTTCTTTCTCAGTCTACTTGCCAAATTAGCTTTAGGTTCAGCCCTCACCCCAGGTATGGGAATTCAACTTCATCCATTAGCAGTTGCAGGTTGTATTGGTCTATTTATCACTGCTATTAATTTAATGCCCATTGGACAGTTAGATGGAGGTCATATTGCTCATGCTGTCTTCGGTCAAAAAATGGCGATCGCGATCGGTCAAATAACTCGGATTTTAGCTCTCTTGTTTGCGTTAATTCATCCTTATTTCTGGATTTGGACAATTATTCTCTGGTTAATTCCCCTAATTGACCAACCAGCCCTCAACGACGTTACCGAACTTGATAATGGTCGTGATTTCCTTGGTTTATTAGTTTTAGCTCTTTTAATTATTATTGTCTTACCGCTACCTGAAACGATTGGTAATTTATTAAATATTTAG
- a CDS encoding MIP family channel protein — MKKYIAELIGTFWLVLGGCGSAVLAAVFTSEGNTIGQDTYYPLGISFVGVSLAFGLTVLTMAYAIGHISGCHLNPAVSFGLWAGKRFASKDLLPYIIAQVIGAILAGGLIFLIAAGNANFSLSGSNPLATNGFGAHSPGAYPLISCLITEVAMTFMFLIIIMGATDKRAPAGFAPVAIGLCLTLIHLISIPVTNTSVNPARSTGVALWAGKELIAQLWLFWLAPIVGAVLAGFTYHKLFEEDVVESTLNNATIDEQDTPII; from the coding sequence ATGAAAAAATATATTGCAGAATTGATTGGAACTTTTTGGCTAGTTCTAGGTGGTTGCGGTAGTGCTGTACTCGCTGCTGTCTTCACCTCAGAAGGCAATACCATTGGACAAGACACATATTATCCTCTGGGGATTAGTTTTGTCGGTGTTTCCTTAGCCTTTGGTTTGACAGTTCTCACAATGGCTTATGCAATTGGGCATATTTCAGGCTGCCATTTAAATCCTGCCGTCTCTTTTGGTTTATGGGCAGGTAAGCGTTTTGCCAGTAAAGATTTATTACCTTATATAATTGCTCAGGTAATTGGAGCGATTTTAGCTGGGGGCTTAATTTTTTTAATTGCTGCGGGGAATGCTAATTTTAGCTTGTCTGGTTCTAATCCTTTAGCTACTAATGGTTTTGGCGCACATTCTCCTGGTGCTTATCCCTTGATAAGCTGTCTTATCACCGAAGTCGCTATGACTTTTATGTTTTTGATAATTATCATGGGTGCAACCGATAAACGCGCCCCTGCGGGATTTGCACCTGTAGCTATTGGTTTATGTTTAACCTTAATTCATTTAATTAGTATTCCTGTTACCAATACTTCTGTAAACCCTGCTCGTAGTACGGGGGTGGCTTTGTGGGCTGGGAAAGAACTTATTGCTCAACTTTGGCTCTTTTGGCTTGCTCCAATTGTGGGGGCTGTTTTAGCAGGATTCACCTATCATAAGCTGTTTGAAGAGGACGTTGTTGAATCCACGTTAAATAATGCCACAATAGACGAACAGGATACCCCAATTATATAA
- the cmpA gene encoding bicarbonate transport system substrate-binding protein — protein sequence MSNFSQYSRRKFLATAAASSVSAVFLNGCFGTPPSVRELTPKVEALELDEAQKPETTAIKLGYLPILESAALVVAKQKGFFDRYGMTDVIVSKQANWASARDNVVIGSAGGGIDGGQWQMPMPYLISEGLLTDGRKIPMYILAMLSTQGNGIAVSNVHQGKGIGLKISDQGVDYIKSFPKDKGRKFKAAFTFPKVNQDFWVRYWLAANGIDPDKDVDLLAVPPAETVQGMRTGSMDAFSTGDPWPYRIVAEDIGYMAGLTSQMWRYHPEEYLAIRGDWVEKNPKATKAILKALMEAQQWCDKPENRPELIKILARRSYFNIVGELIEPPYKGNYKMGDNKPEIKDFKMGPLYWQDDLGSVSYPYKSHDLWFLTESVRWDFLPQDTLDNAQELIAKVNREDIWLEAAREANFSNLPTSSSRGVEKFFDGIEFNPENPAAYLNSLAIKKV from the coding sequence ATGTCCAATTTTTCCCAATATTCTCGCCGAAAATTTCTAGCAACTGCTGCTGCTTCTTCTGTGAGTGCAGTCTTTCTCAATGGTTGTTTTGGAACTCCACCTTCAGTTAGGGAATTGACCCCCAAAGTTGAAGCTTTAGAGTTAGATGAGGCACAAAAGCCAGAAACAACTGCAATTAAACTTGGTTACTTACCAATTTTAGAATCAGCAGCATTAGTGGTTGCTAAACAAAAAGGGTTTTTTGATCGCTATGGCATGACCGATGTAATAGTTTCCAAGCAAGCCAACTGGGCATCAGCTAGAGATAATGTGGTGATTGGTTCTGCTGGTGGTGGTATAGATGGTGGACAATGGCAAATGCCAATGCCTTATCTAATTAGTGAAGGACTATTAACAGATGGTAGAAAAATACCGATGTATATCTTAGCAATGCTGAGTACTCAGGGTAATGGTATTGCAGTATCTAATGTACACCAAGGTAAGGGAATTGGTTTAAAAATCTCTGATCAAGGTGTTGATTATATTAAAAGCTTTCCTAAAGATAAAGGTAGAAAATTCAAAGCTGCTTTTACCTTCCCTAAAGTAAATCAAGATTTTTGGGTGCGTTATTGGCTGGCTGCTAATGGCATAGATCCAGATAAAGATGTAGATTTACTTGCTGTACCTCCAGCAGAAACTGTACAAGGGATGCGTACAGGTAGCATGGATGCGTTTAGTACAGGTGACCCTTGGCCCTATCGTATTGTTGCCGAAGATATTGGGTATATGGCTGGGTTAACTTCCCAGATGTGGAGATATCACCCTGAAGAATATTTAGCAATTAGAGGAGATTGGGTAGAAAAAAATCCTAAAGCTACCAAAGCTATTTTAAAAGCCTTAATGGAGGCGCAACAATGGTGTGATAAGCCTGAAAACCGCCCAGAATTAATTAAAATATTGGCACGCAGAAGTTACTTTAATATTGTTGGTGAATTAATCGAACCTCCCTATAAAGGCAACTACAAAATGGGAGATAATAAGCCAGAAATTAAAGATTTCAAAATGGGGCCATTATATTGGCAGGATGATCTTGGTAGTGTTTCCTATCCCTATAAGAGTCATGACCTTTGGTTTTTAACTGAAAGTGTACGTTGGGACTTTTTACCTCAAGATACCTTAGATAATGCTCAAGAACTAATTGCCAAAGTTAACCGTGAAGATATTTGGTTAGAAGCAGCAAGAGAAGCCAACTTTTCTAATCTTCCTACTAGTTCATCTCGTGGTGTTGAGAAATTCTTTGATGGAATTGAATTTAATCCAGAAAATCCAGCAGCATATCTCAATAGTTTAGCGATTAAAAAAGTTTAG
- the cmpB gene encoding bicarbonate transport system permease protein: MTTTTRRVNRNNQGNFFSKFWKKNSGDIIPPILGILGFLTIWQFLSSTGLIKLAGPLSIWTDDRTRELLLYPFYDAGGLDKGLFWQTMASLGRVAQGYSLAAIVGIAGGILVGLNPILDKALDPIFQFLRMVAPLAWVPIALVALQQNQPAAIFVIFITSVWPILINTTEGVKQIPQDYLNVKRVLKLSNKKFFFKILFPSALPYIFTGLRIGIGLAWLAIIAAEIVMSGIVGIGFFIWDAYQQNYISEIILAVIYIGAVGLILDRAIAYLQKLIAPQS, encoded by the coding sequence ATGACTACTACTACAAGAAGAGTTAATAGAAATAATCAGGGTAATTTTTTTAGTAAATTTTGGAAGAAAAACTCAGGAGATATAATTCCACCGATTTTAGGAATTTTAGGGTTTTTAACAATTTGGCAATTCTTATCGTCAACAGGCTTAATTAAATTAGCTGGCCCGTTGAGTATTTGGACAGATGATCGTACTAGAGAATTACTTTTATATCCTTTTTATGATGCTGGTGGTTTAGATAAAGGTTTATTTTGGCAGACTATGGCAAGTTTGGGTCGAGTTGCCCAAGGTTATTCTCTCGCTGCAATTGTAGGTATAGCTGGAGGTATATTAGTTGGTTTAAATCCTATCCTCGACAAAGCCTTAGACCCCATATTTCAATTCTTAAGAATGGTTGCACCATTAGCTTGGGTTCCTATTGCCTTAGTTGCCCTACAACAAAACCAACCAGCAGCAATTTTCGTTATTTTTATTACTTCAGTTTGGCCCATTCTAATTAATACAACCGAAGGTGTTAAACAAATTCCTCAAGACTACCTTAACGTTAAAAGAGTTTTAAAACTATCTAACAAAAAATTCTTCTTTAAAATCCTATTCCCTTCCGCTTTACCTTATATCTTCACTGGTTTAAGAATTGGTATCGGTTTAGCTTGGTTGGCAATTATTGCAGCAGAAATCGTAATGTCGGGTATTGTTGGTATCGGTTTCTTCATCTGGGATGCTTATCAACAAAACTACATTAGTGAAATTATCTTGGCGGTTATCTATATCGGTGCAGTTGGTTTAATTTTAGACCGTGCGATCGCTTATTTACAAAAATTAATTGCTCCACAATCTTAA
- a CDS encoding nitrate ABC transporter, ATPase subunits C and D, whose product MSVFVAADQIEKVFPLSGGGEYVALKGIDLQIKKGEFVSLIGHSGCGKSTLLNMIAGLDLPSDGVVTLEGQQIREPGPEKMVIFQNYSLLPWLSVRQNIALAVDEVMTNASKSERTSIVEQHIDLVGLRHAVDKLPGQLSGGMKQRVAIARALAIRPKLLLLDEPFGALDALTRGNLQEQLMRICEEYHVTSVMVTHDVDEAVLLSDKIVMLTNGPGSKIGSILDVDIPRPRRRMEVVNHPSYYSLRSEMIYFLNQQKRIKKIRAKKTAVVARHGLEKVNLEIGFVPLTACAPVAVAQEKGFFTKHGLDEISLVRETSWRGIVDGIEGGYLDAAQMPAGMPTWLTTGGNQDRPVPVVTALTMTRNGNGVTLAKKFYDQGILTAAEYKRRLLALDGQKHTLGMVHPSSMHNILLRYWLAAGGIDPDKDVELKTIPPAQMVADLKAGTIDGYCVGEPWNLRASMEGLGCTVATDMEIWQGHPGKVLGVREDWANSYPNAHVALVKALLEAGRYCADEKNHQEIREILASRKYLATKEEYIQLGDPNNYSCSLEKHVEYAHHMFFGEGLNRPSRTEHLWMMTQMARWGHIPFPRNWVEILERVCRVSTFSTAARELGLGDIKYRRNAIELFDGIKFDAEDPIGYLNHLDIERDFTIAEVHLNAPTIIAA is encoded by the coding sequence ATGAGTGTATTTGTAGCAGCAGATCAAATAGAAAAAGTTTTTCCCCTCAGTGGCGGTGGTGAATATGTCGCCCTCAAAGGCATTGATTTACAAATAAAAAAGGGTGAATTTGTTTCCTTAATTGGTCACTCTGGTTGTGGTAAATCGACACTATTAAATATGATTGCAGGTCTAGATTTACCTAGCGATGGAGTTGTCACCCTCGAAGGACAACAAATTAGAGAACCTGGGCCAGAGAAGATGGTAATCTTTCAAAACTACTCCCTATTACCCTGGTTAAGTGTGCGTCAAAATATCGCCTTGGCTGTGGATGAGGTGATGACCAATGCTAGTAAATCAGAAAGAACATCTATAGTCGAACAACATATAGATTTAGTTGGGTTACGTCATGCTGTGGATAAATTACCAGGACAACTATCAGGAGGTATGAAACAGCGTGTGGCGATCGCTCGTGCCTTAGCCATTCGTCCAAAACTCTTATTATTAGATGAACCTTTTGGGGCGTTGGATGCCTTAACTAGAGGTAATCTTCAAGAACAGTTAATGCGAATTTGTGAAGAGTATCATGTCACCTCCGTTATGGTAACTCACGATGTCGATGAAGCTGTCTTGTTATCCGACAAAATAGTAATGCTGACTAATGGCCCTGGTTCTAAAATTGGTAGCATTTTAGATGTGGATATTCCTCGTCCGCGCCGACGTATGGAAGTAGTTAATCATCCCAGTTACTACAGTTTGCGTAGTGAAATGATTTATTTCCTCAACCAGCAAAAACGAATCAAAAAAATCCGCGCTAAGAAAACTGCTGTAGTTGCCCGTCATGGTTTAGAAAAAGTTAATTTAGAGATTGGTTTTGTGCCTCTAACTGCTTGCGCCCCCGTAGCTGTGGCACAGGAGAAAGGCTTTTTTACCAAACATGGTTTAGATGAAATTAGTTTGGTTAGAGAAACCAGTTGGCGCGGTATTGTCGATGGTATTGAAGGGGGGTATTTAGATGCAGCCCAAATGCCAGCAGGAATGCCTACATGGTTAACCACAGGCGGAAATCAAGATCGACCTGTACCTGTAGTTACTGCTTTAACTATGACTCGTAACGGTAACGGGGTTACTTTAGCCAAAAAATTCTATGACCAAGGTATCCTTACTGCTGCTGAATACAAGCGAAGATTATTAGCTTTGGATGGTCAAAAACATACTCTTGGTATGGTACATCCATCATCGATGCACAACATTTTATTACGTTATTGGTTGGCAGCAGGAGGTATTGATCCTGATAAAGATGTCGAACTTAAAACTATTCCCCCTGCCCAAATGGTAGCGGATTTAAAAGCAGGTACAATTGATGGTTATTGCGTGGGTGAACCTTGGAATCTACGTGCCTCTATGGAGGGACTGGGTTGTACTGTGGCGACAGATATGGAAATTTGGCAGGGACATCCAGGAAAGGTTTTAGGAGTTAGAGAAGATTGGGCAAATAGTTATCCTAATGCTCATGTAGCCTTAGTCAAAGCCCTTTTAGAAGCTGGTCGTTATTGTGCTGACGAGAAAAATCATCAAGAAATCAGAGAGATTCTAGCAAGTCGTAAGTATCTAGCTACTAAAGAGGAATATATTCAACTTGGCGACCCAAATAACTATAGTTGTAGTTTAGAGAAGCACGTAGAATATGCCCACCATATGTTCTTTGGCGAAGGCTTAAATCGTCCTAGTCGTACCGAACACCTCTGGATGATGACCCAGATGGCACGTTGGGGACATATTCCTTTCCCTCGTAATTGGGTAGAAATCTTGGAAAGAGTTTGTCGCGTTAGTACTTTTAGCACCGCAGCCAGGGAATTAGGCTTAGGTGATATTAAATATCGTCGCAATGCAATTGAGCTATTTGACGGGATTAAATTTGATGCTGAAGACCCCATTGGGTATCTCAATCATTTAGATATTGAACGTGACTTTACTATTGCTGAAGTTCATCTTAACGCCCCGACAATCATTGCTGCCTAA
- the cmpD gene encoding bicarbonate transport system ATP-binding protein: MRASNRQLLEFQPRAMEKSAFVNIENVSKVYPTPTGPYTVLENVNLTVKQGEFICVIGHSGCGKSTLLNMISGFATPSTGSVTVGGKTITEPGPDRMVVFQNYALLPWLTVFDNVYLAVDSVNPNRPEQEKRAIARDHLAMVGLSEAVDKKPTQISGGMKQRVSIARALAIRPEVLILDEPFGALDAITKEELQEELLKIWNDHRCTVLMITHDIDEALFLADKLVMMTNGPAAGIGEVMNIDFPRPRNRDQIMEQPEYYDLRNYALDFLYNRFAHDDDAA, encoded by the coding sequence ATGAGAGCTTCTAATAGACAACTTTTAGAATTTCAACCCCGAGCAATGGAGAAATCCGCTTTTGTTAACATTGAGAATGTATCAAAGGTTTATCCCACTCCCACTGGCCCTTATACCGTTTTAGAAAATGTTAATTTAACTGTTAAGCAAGGAGAATTCATCTGCGTTATCGGTCACTCTGGTTGCGGTAAATCGACTCTTTTAAACATGATCTCAGGATTTGCCACACCTAGTACTGGTTCAGTTACCGTAGGGGGAAAAACCATTACCGAACCTGGGCCCGATCGCATGGTAGTATTTCAAAATTACGCCCTCTTACCTTGGCTGACTGTATTCGATAATGTATATCTAGCAGTAGATTCAGTCAATCCTAATCGACCTGAACAGGAAAAAAGAGCGATCGCTCGTGACCATTTAGCGATGGTTGGTTTATCCGAAGCTGTAGATAAAAAACCGACTCAAATCTCAGGCGGGATGAAACAACGGGTTTCTATTGCTCGTGCTTTGGCTATTCGTCCTGAAGTTTTAATTTTAGACGAACCTTTTGGGGCATTAGATGCTATTACTAAAGAGGAATTGCAAGAGGAATTACTCAAAATCTGGAATGATCACCGTTGTACAGTCTTGATGATTACCCATGATATTGATGAGGCTTTATTTTTAGCAGATAAGTTAGTGATGATGACTAATGGCCCTGCTGCGGGTATCGGCGAAGTGATGAATATTGATTTTCCTCGTCCAAGAAATCGCGATCAAATTATGGAACAACCAGAATATTACGACCTGCGTAACTATGCCCTAGACTTCCTTTATAATCGTTTTGCCCACGATGATGATGCTGCTTAA